CTCCTTTCTTCTTCTGACCTGAGAATATCGTCCACCCCGACCGGCTCGAGTCGAATTCCATACCACCCTTCCGCGGACTTGCTGGGGTTCCTGCCCTGAATCGCGTCCATATCGAGCTCGTGCGCGACTATCCTGCAGCCAGTGCGCCGTTTTATCTCCGCCGCTCCGCCTACGTGGTCGATGTGGCCGTGGGTGAGAACTAGGGTCCTGAGGACCGCACCGGGAGATGCCCGCTCTATGTTCTTCAATATAGCGGGAGCGCTGGGCCCGGCCCCAGCGTCAATCAGCAGCTGTTCTCCTTGTATAGAGAGAAGATATACCATGCAGTCTCGCGGGTCGGTGAGCTCCGGTCCTCCAACTACGCAAATTCTTCCCCCTATTAATGCCGGCGTCTGCATATGTGGGATAATGCACAATAAAAAAGATAGCATTTTCTTTGAGGAGGCACATTAGAATTTTTCAAGCACCTTTCTGGCGAAGGTCAAGTAGCCGCTATGCCCCAGCATATCGAACGCTGGCCTAATGCCCCTCTCCACAACAGCCATTTCACGCTGGAGCGTCTCGATGGTGAAGACCTCGATGAATCTCATCTCATTGAGCGCACGCACAGTCTGCTCCACTTGGTTCACCGTGGGGGAGTAGGATGCAAGATGGCCACAGGGCGCAAGGGCCTGCCACGCGTTCTCCAGTGCCCGCCAGGGCTCGGGGATGTCCAGAACAACGGCATCCACACCCCTCTCCTCTATACCGCCGGTCGTGCAGACGTCGCCCTCTTTAAAAGTGCACACACCGCCGTACCCCGCCGCCTCCACATTCCTCCGGGCTAAACTGAGAAAATCGGCTCTGGTGTCATAAGAAATAACCCTGCCGTCTGGGGCCACGGCGTGGGCGAGCGCAAGCGTGAGGGCCCCCGAGCCGCTCCC
This region of Thermoplasmata archaeon genomic DNA includes:
- a CDS encoding MBL fold metallo-hydrolase, which gives rise to MQTPALIGGRICVVGGPELTDPRDCMVYLLSIQGEQLLIDAGAGPSAPAILKNIERASPGAVLRTLVLTHGHIDHVGGAAEIKRRTGCRIVAHELDMDAIQGRNPSKSAEGWYGIRLEPVGVDDILRSEEERRIVGGVELHLLHTPGHTPGSIVVWADIEGKKVLFGQDIHGPFDPDFGSDIDEWRRSMSRVLALEADILCEGHFGVFEGKERVKRFIEGYLREV
- a CDS encoding tRNA (adenine-N1)-methyltransferase, with translation MEDTNRGGSEVRRGERVILLSEGGMKIPAAVEEGVRRVEGVGVVDTGRLIGVPYGSVIKFGERRFIVLKPSLLDHIETLKRRAQIILPKDSALIIMNCDISAGSVVVEGGSGSGALTLALAHAVAPDGRVISYDTRADFLSLARRNVEAAGYGGVCTFKEGDVCTTGGIEERGVDAVVLDIPEPWRALENAWQALAPCGHLASYSPTVNQVEQTVRALNEMRFIEVFTIETLQREMAVVERGIRPAFDMLGHSGYLTFARKVLEKF